The following coding sequences are from one Rhineura floridana isolate rRhiFlo1 chromosome 2, rRhiFlo1.hap2, whole genome shotgun sequence window:
- the TBR1 gene encoding T-box brain protein 1, which produces MQLEHCLSPPSMMLSKKFLHVSGGGSGAYPPAAGGSELALQEHHHHHHHHHHHPAAAAAAILSASADNLERSSPLKKLARGGMTNQAEADNFPDSKDPPGDAQQQQQQQQQQRAKLSPVVLDGGGGQEQLRPTFDGAAAAAAAAAAAAAAAAAAAADRYLLSSPAAAASSSQPPTAASAPPAAATMFPYPGQHNHAAAFSIASPSRYMAHHPVITNGAYNSLLSNSAPQGYPAAGYPYPQQYGHSYQGSPFYQFPSAQAGLVPGKAQVYLCNRPLWLKFHRHQTEMIITKQGRRMFPFLSFNISGLDPTAHYNIFVDVILADPNHWRFQGGKWVPCGKADTNVQGNRVYMHPDSPNTGAHWMRQEISFGKLKLTNNKGASNNNGQMVVLQSLHKYQPRLHVVEVNEDGTEDTSQPGRVQTFTFPETQFIAVTAYQNTDITQLKIDHNPFAKGFRDNYDTIYTGCDMDRLTPSPNDSPRSQIVPGARYAMAAAAAGSFLQDQFVSNYAKSRGFHHHHHHPGAGAGAGVGPGGPVPERGVPHPNGLLSPQQAEEPGAPSPQRWFVTPANNRLDFAAAASAYDPAGDLAGNAATLLSYAAAGVKALPLQAAGCTARPLGYYPDPSGWGARSPPQYCAKSLSCWPNSSSSSARAGGNPYLPAGAGGGEEPDSLAPPERSPLVAPPPPPATGQPPEDSKPPKDLSDSSWIETPSSIKSIDSTDSGIYEQAKRRRLSPAGTPASESSSPLKSEPALAPRDCDKTCAKDIGYYGFYSHS; this is translated from the exons ATGCAGCTGGAGCATTGTCTGTCGCCTCCGTCGATGATGCTCTCCAAGAAATTTCTTCATGTGAGCGGCGGCGGGAGCGGCGCTTACCCGCCTGCCGCGGGCGGATCCGAGCTTGCCTTGCAggagcatcaccaccaccaccatcatcaccaccaccatcccgccgccgccgccgccgccatccTCTCGGCGAGCGCTGACAACCTGGAGAGGAGTTCACCTCTGAAAAAACTCGCCAGGGGGGGGATGACGAATCAGGCCGAAGCAGACAATTTCCCTGACTCCAAAGACCCGCCAGGGGACgcccagcagcaacagcaacagcagcagcagcagcgcgcCAAACTCTCGCCCGTCGTCTTGGACGGCGGCGGCGGCCAGGAGCAGCTCCGTCCAACCTTCGATGGAGCGGCGGCGGctgcggcagcggcagcagcagcagcagcagcggcggccgCGGCAGCGGCGGATCGCTACCTGCTCTCGTCGCCCGCGGCTGCAGCCTCCTCTAGCCAGCCCCCGACCGCTGCCTCGGCTCCCCCGGCCGCCGCCACCATGTTCCCCTACCCGGGCCAGCACAACCACGCTGCCGCCTTCTCCATCGCCAGCCCCAGCCGCTACATGGCGCACCATCCGGTCATCACCAACGGAGCCTACAACAGCCTCCTCTCCAACTCGGCCCCTCAGGGCTACCCGGCCGCCGGCTACCCTTACCCTCAGCAGTACGGCCATTCCTACCAAGGATCGCCCTTCTACCAGTTCCCCTCCGCTCAAGCCGGGCTCGTCCCGGGCAAGGCGCAGGTCTACCTATGCAACAGGCCCCTCTGGCTGAAGTTCCACCGGCACCAGACCGAGATGATCATAACCAAGCAAGGCAG GCGAATGTTCCCTTTCTTAAGTTTTAACATTTCTGGTCTGGATCCCACGGCTCATTACAATATTTTTGTGGATGTCATCCTGGCCGATCCCAACCACTGGAGATTTCAAGGAGGCAAATGGGTGCCTTGCGGCAAAGCGGACACCAATGTACAAG GAAATCGCGTCTATATGCACCCGGACTCCCCCAACACGGGAGCGCACTGGATGCGCCAGGAAATCTCCTttgggaaactgaaattgaccaACAATAAAGGCGCCTCCAACAACAACGGGCAG ATGGTGGTCCTGCAATCCCTCCACAAATACCAGCCCCGCTTGCACGTGGTGGAGGTGAACGAAGACGGCACGGAGGACACCAGCCAGCCCGGCCGGGTGCAAACCTTCACCTTCCCGGAGACCCAGTTCATCGCCGTCACCGCCTACCAGAACACCGAT ATCACACAGCTGAAGATAGATCACAACCCTTTTGCAAAAGGCTTTCGAGACAACTATGACAC GATCTACACCGGCTGCGACATGGACCGCCTGACCCCGTCGCCCAACGACTCCCCCCGCTCGCAGATCGTGCCAGGTGCCCGCTACGCCATGGCGGCAGCCGCGGCCGGCTCCTTCCTGCAGGACCAGTTCGTCAGCAACTACGCCAAGTCCCGCGgcttccaccaccatcaccatcacccagGGGCCGGCGCCGGAGCAGGCGTGGGACCAGGCGGGCCCGTGCCGGAGCGAGGCGTGCCCCACCCGAACGGGCTGCTGTCCCCGCAGCAAGCCGAGGAGCCCGGCGCGCCTTCTCCTCAGCGCTGGTTCGTCACGCCCGCCAATAACAGGCTGGACTTCGCCGCCGCCGCCTCAGCCTACGACCCTGCGGGAGATTTGGCGGGAAACGCCGCGACCCTCTTGTCGTACGCGGCAGCCGGCGTCAAAGCGCTCCCCCTGCAGGCGGCTGGCTGCACCGCCCGCCCGCTCGGCTACTACCCGGACCCGTCGGGCTGGGGGGCGCGCAGCCCGCCCCAGTATTGCGCCAAGTCCTTGTCGTGCTGgcccaatagcagcagcagcagcgctcgCGCCGGGGGCAACCCCTATTTGCCCGCAGGGGCCGGCGGCGGCGAGGAGCCCGACAGCCTGGCGCCTCCCGAGCGCTCCCCTTTGGtggcgccgccgccgcctcccgcCACCGGGCAGCCCCCGGAGGACTCCAAGCCCCCCAAGGACTTGTCCGACTCGAGCTGGATCGAGACTCCCTCGTCCATCAAGTCCATCGACTCCACCGACTCTGGGATTTACGAGCAGGCTAAGCGCCGGCGGCTCTCCCCGGCGGGTACGCCTGCCTCCGAGAGCTCGTCGCCACTCAAGAGCGAGCCCGCCTTGGCCCCCCGGGACTGCGACAAGACCTGCGCCAAGGACATCGGCTACTACGGCTTCTACTCGCACAGCTAG